GACGGTGATGCCGAGCTGGGCGGTCGCCATCATCGCGGAGAGGTGCTCCAGGCCCCACAGGGTCATCCGGGCCCGCTTGTCGCCCTCCTTCGCGCGCGGCTCGATCTGGCTGCGGCGCACGGAGATCAGGGCGAACTCGCCGCCCACGAAGAACGCGTTGGTCAGCAGCGTCAGGGCGCCGATGAGAAGTTGCAGGACGGTCATCGGGACTCCTCCACCACCTGGACCGGCACCTGGACCGGTGCGGTGATGCGGACACGGTCGGCGCGATGGTGCTCGACGTCGAGGACGTCGAGCTCCCAGCCGTCGAGCGCGACGACGTCGCCCTTGACGGGGATACGGGCCAGTCGGGTGGCGACAAGGCCGGCGACGGTCTCGTACGGGCCGTCGGGCGCGGCGAGTCCTATCCCCTCCAGCTCGTCGAGCCGGACGGAGCCTTCCGCCTCCCAGGCGCCGGCGCCGACGGGCTGGAGGTCCGGCGCCTCGACGGGGTCGTGCTCGTCACGGACCTCGCCGACGACCTCCTCGACGATGTCCTCCACCGTCGCGACGCCCGCCGTACCGCCGTACTCGTCGATGACCACGGCCATGGTGCGGGTCGCGCGCAGCCGCTCGAGCAGCCGGTCCGCGGGCAGGCTGTCCGGCACCAGCAGGGGCTCGGTGGCCAGTTCGGTGACCGGGGTGACAGCCCGCTTCTCCGGCTCCAGGGCCAGCACGTCACGGATGTGGACGGTGCCGATCACCTCGTCGAGGCTGTCGCGGTAGACCGGGAAGCGGGACAGGCCGGTGGCGTACGTCAGGTTGGCCGCGTCGGCGGCCGTGGCGTGTGCCTCCAGGGCCTGGACGTCGACGCGCGGGGTCATCACGTTCTGCGCGGTCAGCTCGCCCAGGTGCAGGGTGCGCACGAACAGTTCGGCGGAGTCCGCCTCCAGGGCGCCCTCGGCCGCCGAGTGCTGGGCGAGCGCGACGAGTTCCTCGGGGCTGCGGGCGGAGGCCAGCTCCTCGGCGGGCTCCAGGCCGAGACGTCGTACGACCCGGTTCGCGGTGTTGTTGAGATGGCCGATGAACGGGCCGAACGCGGCCGTGAAGCCGCGCTGCGGTCCGGCCACCACCTTCGCGACCGCCAGCGGCCGGGAGATCGCCCAGTTCTTCGGCACCAGCTCGCCGATCACCATCAGCACGACCGTGGACAGCGCCACGCCCAGGACGGTCGCCACCGTCGGGGCGGCCCCGCCCAGACCGGCGGCCTCCAGCGGGCCCCGCAGCAGCGCGGCCAGCGACGGCTCGGCGAGCATGCCGATCACCAGCGAGGTGACGGTGATGCCGAGCTGGGCGCCGGAGAGCTGGACCGTCAGCCGGCGTACGGCCTTCAGGGCGCCCTCGGCTCCGCGCTCGCCGGCCTCGGCGGCGCGCTCCAGCTCACCGCGCTCGACGGTGGTCAGGGAGAACTCGGCCGCGACGAACACGGCGCAGGCCAGTGTGAGCAGGAGGGCCAGCAGGAGCAGCAGGACCTCGGTCACCGCGCCACCCCCGGTCCCTCGAACGGGCGGGAGTCGGCGCGGTCGGTACTGGGAGGCTCACCCATCGCGGGCTCTTGTCTCCTTCTCGGGTCGGTGGATCGGGATCGTCTGCGCACCCCCATGGTAAAGGACACGCAAAGCACGCTGGTCAAGTGCACAACGCTCGGGACTTCCCCGTTGTTCCGCCGATGGGTGGTTTACCTCGCCCGGTCTCGGCAAGGCGGACAGGATGCCGCGCTCTGCCACCACAGCCGTAACTCCGGTAAGACCCGTCACCCGCCCCACCGGTTCCCCAGGTTCCACAGCGGCGAGAGCGACGGCCGAGCGGCCGCGACAGCGGGACGCGTTCTTCGACAACGCCAAGTACCTGGCGATCGTGCTGGTGGCGATGGGGCACGCCTGGGAGCCACTGCGCTCCGACAGCCGCGCGGTCACCGCGCTCTACATGGTCGTCTACGCCTTCCACATGCCCGCGTTCATCGTGATCTCCGGCTACTTCTCGCGGAACTTCGACGCGAGCCCGGCGAAGATCAGGCGGCTCGTCACGGGGGTCGTGGTCCCCTATGTCGTCTTCGAGACGGCGTACACCTACTTCACCCGCTGGTCCGACGGCGAACCCGACCGTGCGGTCAGTCTGCTGGACCCGCTGTATCTGACCTGGTTCCTGGCTGCGCTGTTCATCTGGCGGCTGACCACACCGATCTGGCGGGCGGTGCGGTGGCCGATGCCGATCGCGCTCGCCGTCGCGGCGCTGGCCACGCTCACGCCGTCCATCGGCAAGGACCTCGACCTCCAGCGCACGCTTCAGTTCCTGCCGTACTTCGTGCTCGGTCTGTGTCTGCGGCCCGCGCACTTCAGTCTGGTCCGGCAGTGGCGGGTGCGGATCGCGGCGGTGCCGGTCATGGCGGCCACGCTCGTGTTCGCGTACTGGGCGGCGCCGCGCATGGACTACGCCTGGTTCTTCCACAAGGACGCCGCCGAGGACTTCGCCGTGCCCGACTGGTACGGACCCCTCATGACCCTGACCCTGTTCGGCTGTTCGCTGGTCCTGGTCGCCTGCTTCCTCTCCTGGGTGCCGGGGCGCCGGATGTGGTTCACCGCGCTGGGCGCGGGCACGCTCTACGGCTATCTGCTGCACGGGTTCGTCATCCAGGCCGCCAACCACTGGCACTGGTCCCACGTCGAGTGGTTCCATCAGCCGCTCGGCAAGGTCACCGTCTCCGTCGTCGCCGCCGCGGTGGTGACGGTGTTGTGCACGGCGCCGGTGCGGCGGGTGTTCCAGCGTGTGATGGAGCCGCGGATGAACTGGGCCTTCCGCAGGGAGGCCTGAGGTCGGCTCGAACGGGCACTCGTATTGTCACCAACGACTGAGGGGTGGCAGACCGCTCATGGAGATTTCCGGCGTCATCAGCGCCATCGTCATCGGCATCGTGATCGGTGTCCTCGGCCGGCTCGTCGTCCCCGGTCGGCAGCGCATCGGCATTCTGTGGACGATCGTGATCGGCATCGTCGCCGCGTTCATCGGAACCGGCATCGCCGCCGGCCTGGACGTGGCCGACACCAAGGGTGTCGACTGGGTCGAGTGGCTCATCCAGATCGCCCTCGCCGCCCTTGGCGTGGTCGCGATCAGCAAGGTCAAACTGCGTCGATGAGGGGTGCCGGCCGGCCCGTGCGCCAGGTCACATTCCGAGCGAGAACAAGGTCACAGGCCTGCACTCTGCTGGAACTTCAGTGATCTGCCCTAGCATCCGAGCATGACGGTCCTGCCTGACGACGGGCTCGCGCTGGCCGCCGAGTTCCCTGACGCGACACACGAACAATGGCGACACCTCGTAGCCGGGGTGCTGCGCAAGTCGGGCAAGGAGGTCTCGGACGGTGCGGCGGAGGATGCTCTGGCCACCGTGCTCGAGGACGGGCTCGGCGCCCGCCCCCTGTACACCGCGCGCGACGCCGCACCCGACCCCGGCCTCCCCGGCTTCGCCCCGTTCGTCCGTGGCGGCCGGGCCGCGGGCAACACCGCCGGCGGCTGGGACGTGCGCCAGCGGCACGCGGCGGCCGACGGCCAGGCGGTCCTGACCGACCTGGAGAACGGCGTCACCTCGGTGTGGCTGCCGCTCGGCGAGGGCAGCGGCATCCAGGTGTCCGAGCTGGGCCGGGTGCTCGACGGCGTCTACCTCGACCTCGCCCCCGTCGTCCTCGACGCGGGCGCCGAGACCGAGGCCGCCGCACAGGGGCTGCTGAAGCTGTACGAGGAGCGCGGCGTCGCCCCCGACGCGGCCCGCGGCAACCTGGGCGCCGACCCGCTGGGCTTCGAGGCGCGCACCGGGCGGTCGTACGACATCGCACCGGTGCTGAAGCTCGCCCAGCGCTACCCCGGACTGCGCGCCCTGACCGTGGACGCGCTGCCGTACCACGAGGCCGGCGGTTCGGCCGCGCAGGAGCTGGGTGCCTCACTGGCGACCGGCGTCGCGTATCTGCGCACGCTCACCGAGGCCGGACTGAGTGCCGAACAGGCCTGCGCCCAGCTGGAGTTCCGCTACGCGGCGACCGCCGACCAGTTCCTGACCATCGCCAAGCTACGCGCGGCGCGCCGGCTGTGGGCGCGGGTGGCCGAGGTGTGCGGGGTGCCGAAGGCGGGCGCCCAGGTGCAGCACGCGGTGACCTCGCCGGTGATGATGACGCGCCGCGACCCGTGGGTGAACATGCTGCGGGCCACGATCGCCACGCTGGCCGCCGGTGCCGGTGGCGCCGACGCCGTGACCGTGCTCCCCTTCGACCAGGAGCTCGGGCTGCCGGACGCGTTCGCCCGTCGTATCGCCCGCAACACCTCCACGATCCTCATCGAGGAGTCCCATCTGTCCCGGGTGATCGACCCGGCGGGCGGCTCCTGGTACGTGGAGCGGCTGACCGACGAACTCGCCCACGCGGGCTGGGAGTTCTTCCGGACGATCGAGCGGGACGGCGGCCAGGCGGCCGTCCTGCGCTCGGGCCGGCTGCGCACCGACCTCGCGACGACCTGGGCGGAACGCTCGAAGAAGCTCGCCAAGCGACGCGAACCCATCACCGGGGTCAGCGAGTTCCCGCACCTGGCCGAGAAGCCGGTGGTCCGCGAGCCCGCGCCCGAGCCGCTGACCGGCGGGCTGCCCCGGGTGCGCCGCGACGAGGCCTACGAGGAACTCCGCGCTCGCTCCGACGCCCACCTGTCCGCCACCGGCGCCCGCCCCCGCGTCTACCTCGCCGCCCTCGGCCCGGCCGCCGCGCACACCGCGCGGCTGACCTTCGCCGCCAACCTCTTCCAGGCGGGCGGCATCGAGGCCGTCACCGAGGGCACGTTCGCGCAGAGCGGTGCCACCGAGGTCTGCCTGTGCTCCAGTGACGCGCTGTACGCGGAGCAGGCCGAGGCCACGGCCCAGGAGCTGCGCGCGGCGGGTGCCACGCACATCTCCCTCGCCGGCCGACCGGCGGAGTACGCGGGTGTGGACTCCTACGTCTTCGCCGGCTGTGACGCCGTCTCCGTACTGACCGACGCTCTCGACCGCTTGGGGGTCTCCCGATGACCGTCCCCGACTTCTCCGGGATCGATCTCGGAACCCCGGACGCCACCGGCACCGCCGACGACTGGCAGGCGGCCGTCAAGAAGGCCGGTGACGGCGACGACCTGCTCTGGGAGACCCCGGAGGGCATCCCGGTCAAGCCGCTCTACACCGGACAGGACCTGGAGGGCCTGGACTTCCTGGACACGCGTCCGGGTGTGGCGCCGTATCTGCGCGGCCCGTACCCGACGATGTACGTCAACCAGCCCTGGACGATCCGCCAGTACGCGGGTTTCTCCACGGCCGAGGAGTCCAACGCCTTCTACCGCCGCAATCTCGCGGCCGGCCAGAAGGGTCTGTCGATCGCCTTCGACCTGCCCACCCACCGCGGTTACGACAGCGACCACCCGCGCGTGACGGGTGACGTCGGCATGGCGGGCGTGGCCATCGACTCCATCTACGACATGCGGCAGTTGTTCGACGGCATCCCGCTGGACAAGATGACCGTGTCGATGACGATGAACGGCGCCGTACTGCCGGTGCTCGCGCTCTACATCGTCGCCGCGGAGGAACAGGGCGTACCGCCCGAGAAGTTGGCCGGGACCATCCAGAACGACATCCTCAAGGAGTTCATGGTCCGCAACACCTACATCTATCCGCCGTCGCCGTCGATGCGGATCATCTCCGACATCTTCGCGTACACCTCGCAGCGGATGCCGCGCTACAACTCCATCTCCATCTCCGGCTATCACATCCAGGAGGCCGGTGCGACGGCCGACCTGGAGCTGGCGTACACCCTCGCCGACGGGGTCGAGTACATCCGCGCGGGACGTGAAGCGGGCCTGGACGTCGACGCGTTCGCGCCCCGGCTGTCGTTCTTCTGGGCGATCGGCATGAACTTCTTCATGGAGGTCGCCAAGCTGCGCGCGGCACGCCTGCTGTGGGCGAAGCTGGTGAAGCAGTTCGACCCGAAGAACACCAAGTCCCTTTCCCTGCGCACCCATTCGCAGACCTCGGGCTGGTCGCTGACCGCGCAGGACGTCTTCAACAACGTGACGCGCACCTGCGTGGAGGCGATGGCGGCGACGCAGGGCCACACCCAGTCGCTGCACACCAACGCCCTCGACGAGGCGCTCGCGCTGCCCACCGACTTCTCCGCGCGCATCGCCCGCAACACCCAGCTGCTGCTCCAGCAGGAGTCGGGCACGACCCGGGTCATCGACCCGTGGGGCGGCAGCGCGTATGTGGAGAAGCTGACGTACGACCTCGCGCGCAAGGCCTGGCAGCACATCCAGGAGGTCGAGGCGGCGGGCGGCATGGCCAAGGCCATCGACGCCGGTATCCCGAAGCTGCGCATCGAGGAGGCCGCGGCCCGCACCCAGGCCCGCATCGACTCCGGCCGGCAGCCGGTGATCGGCGTGAACAAGTACCGGGTGGCGAGCGACGAGGCGATCGACGTCCTCAAGGTCGACAACTCCTCCGTGCGCACCCAGCAGATCGAGAAGCTGCGCCGGCTGCGCGCCGAGCGTGACGAGCGGGCCTGCCAGGACGCTCTCGACGCGCTGACCCGGGCGGCGGGCGGCGAGGGCAACCTGCTGGAGCTGGCTGTGCACGCGGCCCGCGCCAAGGCGACCGTCGGCGAGATCTCGGATGCCCTGGAGAAGGTGTACGGCCGGCACGCGAGCCAGATCCGTACGATCTCCGGCGTGTACCGCAACGAAGCAGGGGAGTCCCCGTCCGTGGACCGCACCCGCGCCCTGGTCGACGCCTTCGAGGAGGCGGAGGGCCGGCGCCCGCGCATCCTGGTCGCCAAGATGGGCCAGGACGGCCATGACCGCGGCCAGAAGGTCATCGCCACCGCCTTCGCCGACCTCGGCTTCGACGTCGACGTCGGCCCGCTGTTCCAGACCCCGGCCGAGGTGGCCCGGCAGGCCGTCGAGGCGGACGTGCACATCGTCGGGGTGTCGTCGCTGGCGGCCGGTCACCTCACCCTCGTCCCGGCGCTCAAGGAGCAGCTGGCCGAGGAGGGGCGCGAGGACATCATGATCGTGGTCGGCGGGGTGATCCCGCCGCAGGATGTGCCGACCCTGCTGGAGATGGGCGCCGCGGCCGTGTTCCCGCCCGGGACGGTGATCCCGGACGCCGCCCACGACCTGGTGGAGCGGCTGTCGTCCGACCTCGGGCACGACCTGTGATCGATGTCGACGCGTATGTGAAGGGCGTGCTCGACGGGAAGCGGGCGATCATCGCGCGCGCCATCACGCTCGTCGAGTCCACCCGGCCCCAACACCGGGTGCTGGCACAGGAGTTGCTCACCGAGCTGCTCCCGCACAGCGGCCGGTCGCGGCGGATCGGGATCAGCGGGGTGCCCGGCGTCGGCAAGTCCACCTTCATCGACGCCTTCGGCACCCTGCTGACCTCGCTGGGGTACCGGGTCGCGGTCCTCGCGGTGGACCCGTCCTCCACCCGGACCGGCGGCTCGATCCTCGGCGACAAGACCCGCATGGAGCGCCTGGCCGTCGACCCGGCCGCCTTCGTGCGCCCCTCGCCCACCGCCGGCACGCTGGGCGGCGTGGCCAAGGCGACCCGTGAGTCGATCGTGGTGATGGAGGCCGCGGGCTACGACGTGATCCTGGTGGAGACCGTCGGCGTCGGCCAGTCCGAGACCACGGTCGCCAACATGGTCGACACCTTCCTGCTGCTGACCCTGGCCCGCACCGGCGACCAGCTCCAGGGCATCAAGAAGGGCGTCCTGGAGCTGGCCGACGTGATCGCCGTCAACAAGGCGGACGGCCCGCACGAACGCGACGCGCAAACGGCCGCACGTGAGCTGGCCGGCGCGCTGCGCCTCATGCACGGCAAGGACGCCTTCTGGGCGCCGCCGGTGCTCAGTTGCAGCGCCCGCGAGTCGACCGGCCTGGACACCGTCTGGGAGCGGATCGAACAGCACCGCACCCTGCTGGACTCCACCGGCCGCCTCACCGCCAAGCGCCGCGACCAGCAGATCGACTGGACCTGGAGCATGGTCCGCGACGAGCTCCTGGACCGGCTGACCGCCGACCCGGAGGTGCGCGCCCTCGCTCCCGGCCTCGAACAACAGGTCAGGGCAGGCGAGTTGACGGCGACACTGGCCGCCGAGCGCATCCTGAAGGCCTTCGGGAACGGCCCGGCCGCCGAGGACTGAGGGCCCGCTCCCGTGGCCGGCGCCCGCACCGGCGCCGTCGCGGAACCTCACCGGCGCCGTCGTGGGACCTGCGCCGGTCCGCGCAACGCGCGGGCGCGCGCTTCTTCTTCCGGCTGGTGAATCCGGAACGGACTGACGGGCCGGCCACGGTCCGTTGGGAGGCCAGGTCACCGCGCCGGCAGGCGTACCCCGAGTTCGTCGGCCGCCGAGCGCAGCACCGGCACCATCGCGATCATGTCGTCCATGCTGCGGCGGAAGGCCGGGGCGGCCGTGGAGAGGGCGGCGAAGACCGTGCCGTCGGGGCGCAGGACGGGGACGGCGACGGCGCGAAGGCCCGCGTGGTGTTCCTCGTCGGCCGTGGCGTAACCGCGTCCCGCGGCGCGGGCGACCTCCTCGCGCAGGACATCGCGATCGGTGATGCTCCGGGGGCCGTGCGGGGTGAGTTCGACGCGGTCGAGGAGGTCCTCGCGGACGTCGTCGGGCGCGAAGGCCATGAGGACCTTGCCCATGGAGGTGCAGTGCAGCGGGCCGTGACGGCCGGGGTCGCTGCGGACGCCGACCGGCAGGGGGCCGTCCACGTAGTGCACGTACAGATGGCGGGTGCCGTCGAGGACGGACATGAGGGTGGCTTCCTCGGTCTGCCGCGTCACCCGCTGCATCACGGGCAGTGCGGTGCCGGCGAATCCGTAGACCTGGCCCGCCCGCTGGCCGAGCTGGAACAGCCGGAGCCCCGGCTTGTAGCGCTTGCCCGCGGCCTCGAACTCCACCAGGCCCTCCCGGCACAGGGAGTTGACCAGCCGGTGCGCGGTGCTGACGGCGACGCCGCTGGCCCGGGACAGCTCGGAGAGCGTGATGCCGTGCGGATGCTCGCCGACCAGGACGAGCAGCCGGATCGCCCGGCCCACGACATCGGCGGGCACAGCGGAGGGCAGGGCGTCCGGCGCCTCACTGGTGGCACTCATACTCCGCAGATTACCATTGAGTGGATAAGTTTTCCACTGAATGGAAAAACAGCGATGAGTCATCCTCTCTTCGACGTCACCGGCAAGGTGGCCCTGGTCACCGGTTCCAGCCGTGGGATCGGCCGGGCCCTGGCCACGGGCCTGCTGGAGGCGGGCTGCACGGTCGTCCTGAACGGCCGTGACGCCGTGGCCCTGGAGGCCGCCCGCAAGGAGCTGGCCGGGTCGTTCGGCGACCGCGTCCGGACCGAGGCCTTCGACGTCACCGACTCCGCCGCGGTCGCGGACGCCGTCGCCCGCGTCGAGGACCGCGCCGGACCGATCGACATCCTGGTGAACAACACCGGCGCCCAACGCCGCGCCCCGTTCCTCGACTTCACCGACGAGGACTGGCACGGCCTGCTGGACACCAACCTCACCAGCGCCTTCCTCGTCGGCCGCGAGGTCGCCCGGCGCATGGTGCCGCGCGGCCACGGCAAGATCGTCAACATCTGCTCGCTCCAGAGCGAGGCGGTCCGCCCCGGTATCGCGCCGTACTCCGCCACCAAGGGCGGCCTGAAGATGCTCACCAAGGGCATGTGCGCCGACCTCGGCCCGCACGGCATCCAGGTCAACGGCATCGGCCCCGGCTA
This DNA window, taken from Streptomyces sp. NBC_00663, encodes the following:
- a CDS encoding hemolysin family protein, with translation MTEVLLLLLALLLTLACAVFVAAEFSLTTVERGELERAAEAGERGAEGALKAVRRLTVQLSGAQLGITVTSLVIGMLAEPSLAALLRGPLEAAGLGGAAPTVATVLGVALSTVVLMVIGELVPKNWAISRPLAVAKVVAGPQRGFTAAFGPFIGHLNNTANRVVRRLGLEPAEELASARSPEELVALAQHSAAEGALEADSAELFVRTLHLGELTAQNVMTPRVDVQALEAHATAADAANLTYATGLSRFPVYRDSLDEVIGTVHIRDVLALEPEKRAVTPVTELATEPLLVPDSLPADRLLERLRATRTMAVVIDEYGGTAGVATVEDIVEEVVGEVRDEHDPVEAPDLQPVGAGAWEAEGSVRLDELEGIGLAAPDGPYETVAGLVATRLARIPVKGDVVALDGWELDVLDVEHHRADRVRITAPVQVPVQVVEESR
- a CDS encoding acyltransferase family protein: MPRSATTAVTPVRPVTRPTGSPGSTAARATAERPRQRDAFFDNAKYLAIVLVAMGHAWEPLRSDSRAVTALYMVVYAFHMPAFIVISGYFSRNFDASPAKIRRLVTGVVVPYVVFETAYTYFTRWSDGEPDRAVSLLDPLYLTWFLAALFIWRLTTPIWRAVRWPMPIALAVAALATLTPSIGKDLDLQRTLQFLPYFVLGLCLRPAHFSLVRQWRVRIAAVPVMAATLVFAYWAAPRMDYAWFFHKDAAEDFAVPDWYGPLMTLTLFGCSLVLVACFLSWVPGRRMWFTALGAGTLYGYLLHGFVIQAANHWHWSHVEWFHQPLGKVTVSVVAAAVVTVLCTAPVRRVFQRVMEPRMNWAFRREA
- a CDS encoding GlsB/YeaQ/YmgE family stress response membrane protein, with protein sequence MEISGVISAIVIGIVIGVLGRLVVPGRQRIGILWTIVIGIVAAFIGTGIAAGLDVADTKGVDWVEWLIQIALAALGVVAISKVKLRR
- a CDS encoding methylmalonyl-CoA mutase family protein; the protein is MTVLPDDGLALAAEFPDATHEQWRHLVAGVLRKSGKEVSDGAAEDALATVLEDGLGARPLYTARDAAPDPGLPGFAPFVRGGRAAGNTAGGWDVRQRHAAADGQAVLTDLENGVTSVWLPLGEGSGIQVSELGRVLDGVYLDLAPVVLDAGAETEAAAQGLLKLYEERGVAPDAARGNLGADPLGFEARTGRSYDIAPVLKLAQRYPGLRALTVDALPYHEAGGSAAQELGASLATGVAYLRTLTEAGLSAEQACAQLEFRYAATADQFLTIAKLRAARRLWARVAEVCGVPKAGAQVQHAVTSPVMMTRRDPWVNMLRATIATLAAGAGGADAVTVLPFDQELGLPDAFARRIARNTSTILIEESHLSRVIDPAGGSWYVERLTDELAHAGWEFFRTIERDGGQAAVLRSGRLRTDLATTWAERSKKLAKRREPITGVSEFPHLAEKPVVREPAPEPLTGGLPRVRRDEAYEELRARSDAHLSATGARPRVYLAALGPAAAHTARLTFAANLFQAGGIEAVTEGTFAQSGATEVCLCSSDALYAEQAEATAQELRAAGATHISLAGRPAEYAGVDSYVFAGCDAVSVLTDALDRLGVSR
- the scpA gene encoding methylmalonyl-CoA mutase produces the protein MTVPDFSGIDLGTPDATGTADDWQAAVKKAGDGDDLLWETPEGIPVKPLYTGQDLEGLDFLDTRPGVAPYLRGPYPTMYVNQPWTIRQYAGFSTAEESNAFYRRNLAAGQKGLSIAFDLPTHRGYDSDHPRVTGDVGMAGVAIDSIYDMRQLFDGIPLDKMTVSMTMNGAVLPVLALYIVAAEEQGVPPEKLAGTIQNDILKEFMVRNTYIYPPSPSMRIISDIFAYTSQRMPRYNSISISGYHIQEAGATADLELAYTLADGVEYIRAGREAGLDVDAFAPRLSFFWAIGMNFFMEVAKLRAARLLWAKLVKQFDPKNTKSLSLRTHSQTSGWSLTAQDVFNNVTRTCVEAMAATQGHTQSLHTNALDEALALPTDFSARIARNTQLLLQQESGTTRVIDPWGGSAYVEKLTYDLARKAWQHIQEVEAAGGMAKAIDAGIPKLRIEEAAARTQARIDSGRQPVIGVNKYRVASDEAIDVLKVDNSSVRTQQIEKLRRLRAERDERACQDALDALTRAAGGEGNLLELAVHAARAKATVGEISDALEKVYGRHASQIRTISGVYRNEAGESPSVDRTRALVDAFEEAEGRRPRILVAKMGQDGHDRGQKVIATAFADLGFDVDVGPLFQTPAEVARQAVEADVHIVGVSSLAAGHLTLVPALKEQLAEEGREDIMIVVGGVIPPQDVPTLLEMGAAAVFPPGTVIPDAAHDLVERLSSDLGHDL
- the meaB gene encoding methylmalonyl Co-A mutase-associated GTPase MeaB gives rise to the protein MIDVDAYVKGVLDGKRAIIARAITLVESTRPQHRVLAQELLTELLPHSGRSRRIGISGVPGVGKSTFIDAFGTLLTSLGYRVAVLAVDPSSTRTGGSILGDKTRMERLAVDPAAFVRPSPTAGTLGGVAKATRESIVVMEAAGYDVILVETVGVGQSETTVANMVDTFLLLTLARTGDQLQGIKKGVLELADVIAVNKADGPHERDAQTAARELAGALRLMHGKDAFWAPPVLSCSARESTGLDTVWERIEQHRTLLDSTGRLTAKRRDQQIDWTWSMVRDELLDRLTADPEVRALAPGLEQQVRAGELTATLAAERILKAFGNGPAAED
- a CDS encoding IclR family transcriptional regulator — protein: MSATSEAPDALPSAVPADVVGRAIRLLVLVGEHPHGITLSELSRASGVAVSTAHRLVNSLCREGLVEFEAAGKRYKPGLRLFQLGQRAGQVYGFAGTALPVMQRVTRQTEEATLMSVLDGTRHLYVHYVDGPLPVGVRSDPGRHGPLHCTSMGKVLMAFAPDDVREDLLDRVELTPHGPRSITDRDVLREEVARAAGRGYATADEEHHAGLRAVAVPVLRPDGTVFAALSTAAPAFRRSMDDMIAMVPVLRSAADELGVRLPAR
- a CDS encoding SDR family oxidoreductase, yielding MSHPLFDVTGKVALVTGSSRGIGRALATGLLEAGCTVVLNGRDAVALEAARKELAGSFGDRVRTEAFDVTDSAAVADAVARVEDRAGPIDILVNNTGAQRRAPFLDFTDEDWHGLLDTNLTSAFLVGREVARRMVPRGHGKIVNICSLQSEAVRPGIAPYSATKGGLKMLTKGMCADLGPHGIQVNGIGPGYFDTELTSALVADEEFSAWVRGRTPAGRWGKVEDLVGALLFLSSPASDFVNGQLVYVDGGMLSVL